A part of Variovorax sp. HW608 genomic DNA contains:
- a CDS encoding ATP-binding response regulator, giving the protein MRNPLRLAEGRTLVEQLRLLLGNVGSSVGPTILVALLLVWVLSNPSNATGLRVWAGTVILSKLWCAREARRMLAMEIPPERAPGLVWQQTVLNAVDGAIWGALAWAALGTTTLAGSVLVVAVLAGVAGSSMSSLAPVLPVFIVFGAAELAVLAAKLWTLDDPAYNALGVAGLLYVATLLGQARNSAKAALAAIKLRFENVELIERLRVETEHAQAAHQQADEANLAKSKFLAAASHDLRQPIHAQGLFLEVLARSKLSASQQDALANARATWQASAEMLDTLLDFSRIEAGVVEPQMQVFPLQPLFNKIENELAPQADAKGIVYRSHETHVAVRSDPALVALILRNLVSNAIRYTERGGVLVACREREGRAVIEVWDTGIGIEASQHEDIFREFHQLGNAERDRRKGLGLGLAIAQGLARALGTALTLASRPGRGSVFRLALPTARMGVVSRGVEVIPGHSRVFDVRVLVIDDDDAIRAGMRQLLTAWGCECDVADSIEEALALARLRPPGLVISDYRLRELRTGAEAIAALRAEFGPALPALLITGDTAPQRLREARASGVPLLHKPVSPNQLYHGLVCVLNEVELDSSFALLDATPGSSLKRA; this is encoded by the coding sequence ATGCGCAATCCGCTGCGCCTCGCCGAAGGGCGCACGCTGGTGGAGCAACTGCGCCTGCTGCTGGGCAACGTCGGCAGCTCGGTGGGTCCGACCATCCTCGTGGCGCTGCTGCTGGTGTGGGTGCTGTCGAACCCAAGCAACGCGACCGGGCTGCGCGTGTGGGCCGGCACGGTGATCCTGAGCAAGCTCTGGTGCGCGCGCGAGGCGCGGCGCATGCTGGCCATGGAGATCCCGCCCGAGCGGGCGCCGGGTCTCGTGTGGCAGCAGACGGTGCTCAACGCGGTCGACGGCGCGATCTGGGGCGCGCTCGCATGGGCCGCGCTCGGCACCACGACGCTGGCCGGCAGCGTGCTGGTGGTCGCGGTGCTCGCGGGCGTGGCCGGCAGTTCGATGTCCTCGCTGGCGCCGGTGCTGCCGGTGTTCATCGTGTTCGGCGCCGCCGAGCTCGCGGTGCTCGCCGCCAAGCTCTGGACGCTGGACGATCCGGCCTACAACGCGCTCGGCGTGGCCGGTCTGCTCTACGTCGCGACCCTGCTCGGGCAGGCGCGCAACAGCGCCAAGGCGGCGCTGGCGGCCATCAAGCTGCGCTTCGAGAACGTGGAGCTGATCGAGCGCCTGCGCGTCGAGACCGAGCACGCGCAGGCCGCGCACCAGCAGGCGGACGAGGCCAATCTCGCGAAGTCCAAGTTCCTGGCCGCGGCGAGCCACGACCTGCGCCAGCCGATCCACGCACAGGGGCTTTTCCTCGAGGTGCTCGCGCGCAGCAAGCTCTCGGCCTCGCAGCAGGACGCGCTCGCGAACGCGCGCGCCACCTGGCAGGCATCGGCCGAAATGCTCGACACGCTGCTCGATTTCTCGCGCATCGAGGCCGGCGTGGTCGAACCGCAGATGCAGGTGTTCCCGCTGCAGCCGCTCTTCAACAAGATCGAGAACGAGCTCGCGCCGCAGGCCGATGCGAAGGGCATCGTCTACCGCTCGCACGAAACCCATGTGGCGGTGCGCTCCGATCCGGCGCTGGTGGCGCTGATCCTGCGCAACCTGGTGTCGAACGCGATCCGCTACACCGAGCGCGGCGGCGTGCTGGTGGCCTGCCGCGAGCGCGAGGGCCGTGCGGTGATCGAGGTGTGGGACACCGGCATCGGCATCGAGGCCTCGCAGCACGAGGACATCTTTCGCGAGTTCCACCAGCTCGGCAATGCCGAGCGTGACCGGCGCAAGGGCCTGGGGCTGGGCCTCGCGATCGCGCAGGGGCTGGCGCGTGCGCTGGGCACCGCGCTCACGCTCGCTTCGCGGCCGGGGCGCGGCAGCGTCTTTCGCCTCGCATTGCCGACGGCCCGGATGGGCGTGGTGAGCCGCGGGGTCGAAGTCATTCCCGGCCATTCGCGTGTCTTCGATGTGCGCGTGCTCGTCATCGACGACGACGACGCGATCCGCGCCGGCATGCGCCAGCTCCTCACCGCCTGGGGCTGCGAGTGCGACGTGGCCGATTCCATCGAGGAGGCGCTGGCGCTCGCGCGGCTGCGCCCGCCGGGGCTCGTCATCAGCGACTACCGCCTGCGCGAACTGCGCACCGGCGCGGAAGCGATCGCGGCATTGCGCGCGGAATTCGGCCCCGCGCTGCCGGCGCTGCTCATCACCGGCGACACTGCGCCGCAGCGTCTGCGCGAGGCGCGCGCCAGCGGCGTGCCGCTCCTGCACAAGCCGGTGTCGCCGAACCAGCTCTACCACGGGCTGGTGTGCGTGCTGAACGAAGTCGAGCTGGACTCGTCCTTCGCCTTGCTCGACGCAACGCCCGGCTCGAGCCTGAAGCGGGCCTGA
- a CDS encoding response regulator yields the protein MLPARILLIDDHAMFRCGLRMVLSSGIADVEVAEAGSLEEAMKTGMADPGLVLLDIQLHGLNGLEGIALVRRKWPDAPVVILSSDATPQSVRLALDRGAAAFVSKAETADNILAVIEQLRRGQEVETPVHADAPPASGGQARQLLTPRQFEVLDLLCQGLSNKVIGRRLDLSENTVRGHVQAVLAALEVSSRSEAGFEARRRGLVS from the coding sequence ATGTTCCGCTGCGGATTGCGGATGGTGCTTTCGTCCGGAATCGCCGACGTGGAAGTGGCCGAGGCCGGCTCGCTGGAAGAGGCGATGAAGACCGGCATGGCCGATCCCGGTCTGGTGTTGCTCGACATCCAGCTCCACGGCCTGAACGGCCTCGAAGGCATCGCGCTCGTCAGGCGCAAGTGGCCCGATGCGCCGGTGGTCATCCTGTCTTCCGACGCCACGCCGCAGAGCGTGCGCCTCGCGCTGGATCGCGGGGCGGCGGCCTTCGTCTCCAAGGCAGAGACGGCCGACAACATCCTCGCGGTCATCGAGCAGCTGCGCCGCGGGCAGGAAGTCGAGACCCCGGTGCACGCCGATGCGCCGCCGGCCAGCGGCGGGCAGGCGCGTCAGCTGCTGACGCCGCGGCAGTTCGAGGTGCTCGACCTGCTGTGCCAGGGCCTGTCGAACAAGGTGATCGGCCGGCGTCTCGATCTGTCGGAGAACACGGTGCGCGGCCACGTGCAGGCGGTGCTCGCGGCGCTCGAGGTGTCGAGCCGCTCCGAAGCCGGCTTCGAGGCGCGCCGCCGGGGGCTCGTCTCCTGA